Genomic DNA from Octopus bimaculoides isolate UCB-OBI-ISO-001 chromosome 3, ASM119413v2, whole genome shotgun sequence:
TTTGTGGTTAGTGTTGAGTGAAATTTGCCCTGGGTTAAAATCCTCTTACTTTTGGTGATTTTGTGTGTTATGAGGATTTGATTTATCTTTGGGTCTCTCTTGACTAGAGCTGTGCTGTGGAGTATAGTGTTGAAGGCCTCATTTTTATGTGGGTTGTGTAAGGCAgggttttcaatttttcttccttctttggtCTTGGTTGTCTAAGTTCTTGTGTATTTAATTTAAGGACTCGTTGGATCTTATTGTTGATTAAGGGTTGTGGGTAATTCCTATTGATGAGTGTGTTTTTTTATTCCTGGAGTCGTGTGTAACGGGTGATTGTGTCTGATACTATTGTGCATATTCTTTTGGCTAAACAGAATGGGATATTCATCCTGGTGCGTCTCGGGTGGCAAGAATCAAATGGCAGGTACTATTACGACTCCGTGGGTTTGtaatagatatctatctatattttgttCCCGACTTTATTaataaggatatgtgtgtgtgtgtgtgtgtgtgtgtgtgtgtaatgtgtgcctgtgagtgcgtgtgtataaatatataattgccaGCAAGGATGCAGTATTTCGTTTTGTAGCCGTAATATATTTCCTAGTGTAATAAAATTTGTGTCAATATGATGCCTTGTTTTGGTGATAAGCTTTTCTCTACAGACTTTCAATAGTATTCACAAATAGCATTGACATTTCTGAAATGTCATATACGAAAGCATTTACGTAAGTGAAACGATCGACGGTTGAAGATTAGGTAATtggtgtacatgcatatttcaagagttgcGGCTCTTTTGTCATCATGGGATCCAACACTCTCAAAAGGCAGAGTTTGAAGCAAATTTTATGAGGTCACAACGGGTGGAGATCTTGCGTTTAAGTGTATACCTCTTCCCAAAGACAACTTACTATACCTTTCATCATTCTTGTGTCTGAAAATCAAGTGCCAGACAAATGTAGGTgcgggtcgatgtaattgattatattCTACTGAGATTATTAACCTTGTGTGCCTGTCAACATTCTTCATTATCAATAGATTTGGAAAAATAGATTATACATTCTTCCTTCTAGATCTAGAGCAAGAATCATATTTCTGACTTTAAAATTTAACATATTATATACTAAATATTGTCGCTCATAGGATTCACTGATATATGTTTATTACATGCTTTTTTGTCCGAATGTGGTTTAGCTTTAGTGTTTTGTAATATAAATTCTTTCGTAATCTTAAATGTAGTGTCTCGTTTGAACTATTTCAGATATAGATGACATGCTGACgacctgaaatatataaaacaaaatgaagctTTGTACATCAACCCATTCAAAGTCGTAACTAAATTCCTGCACAATGAATTCCTTGACTCTAAGCGTACTCTTCCTGATTATTCATGTTTCATGTGGTGAAGCGGAAGAATGTCACGTTTTAAGAAAGGGGAGTTGGTCATGTGAAGGAAGCACTTTTGTTCCAAAATTTCCGCCTGACACTATAGCTGTAACATTCACAGATCTAAACATTGACAATTTGGACAATGAAACCTTTCAAAATTTGACAGAACTGCCCTTACTAGAACATTTGTTAATTAGGTCTACCTTCCTTAAGACATCTACTAATGATGTATTTACGTATTTGAAGTATATACAAGAATTCGTACTTATTAATGTTCAGTTACTTCTTCCGGAATTAAGAAATATGCTGTTTGGTTTACCACTGACTACAAAAAAATTAGTATTAGCTGAAATGCAACTGGAAAATttgaataaagatatatttgatgGTCTCAGAGGAACTAACGtctcaaatattttcatcaatgaaTGTAATATGGTACATTTTGATGGCAGCTATTTCAATGGTATAGATAGATTAGATCAACTTGTTCTTTCAGGAGACGGTATTACCTCAGTTACCAGTTGGGGATATCTTCCTAATTTGACTTATCTAGATTTCTATTataatgaaatttcaaatatgccaaaatttaaaaacgggTCTGGATTTATATTTTACCCAAAACTTGAAAAGTTATTCATAGGTTTATCATTTTATGATCAATTAAACAGCAACTTTTTCATAGGACTAGAGCACCTACAGACTTTGGGAATCTATGTTGgtgataacttttttttaaaatcgaACGTTTTTCAGGAATTGAAATGTCTACGAGCACTAAGTTTACTATCTCATAAGCACCATATCTTAAGATTTGAGCAAAACATCTTCAAACTCAAATTATTGGAATCGGTGGAGCTAAATAACATTCATGTGGTTATTAACGAAGGCAAACCGTCTGCGATATTTAAGTCATGTCCACAACTAACAAATTTGATTCTGAAAAATGTCAGTAACATATACCCCAACGATTTACTGAAGCCATTGACTAAACTAGAAAATCTGATGATTACTGACGGGCAGTTTAGTAAAGTTCCAGATGCGATTTGTAATATGAATAATCTTACAGAACTTTCCATTTGTTATACAAATGTTAGAAAATGGAACAAACCGAATTGCTCAGTTATGAGAGTATTGCAGAAACTTGAGTTAAAGCACAATAAAATTCGGTACGTTAATCAAGAATTATTTTCCCATTTACTATTCAGCAACGAGAAACTGAATATTGATCTCTCAAACAACCCGTTCGTTTGCGACTGCAAAGCACTCTGGTTTCGAGACTGGTCACGGGAAAATGCAGGTAGATTGAAGAATTACAGAAATTATCGGTGCTTCATTCCGGATACATTTCACCATATTTCTTTggaaaatttttctctaaactgGGATTACtgtgaaaatagaaagaaaacgtCTTTTATCGCTATATTTGGGGGAATTATAGCCGTACTGGttgtcatttttgtatttttcgcaATATTATCATATGAAAAACAATGGTCTATTGGTTTCTGTTTATACCACTCATtagtaagaaagagaaaatacaaaacactCGTTAATGAAGTCCAATATAAGCATGATGCTCTTGTATGTTACTGTAGTGCTGATGTCAACTGGGTTGTGAATAAATTGTTACCCATTATCGAAGAAGAAAACCATTTCAGTTTATGTTTACATGAGAGGGACGTTGTAGTTGGAAACGATACTGTTGATAATATCGTAGACAGCATGCAACAAAGCCGTAAGGTTGTTTTAGTTTTGTCAAATGATTTTTCTCAGAGTAGCTGGTGCCAGTTTGAAGCAAGTATTGCCcagcaaaaaattttaaaagatcaTTACGATATTATTATTCCTGTTTTGTTAAATGAAATTCCGTCGAATTTACGAACGGAAAGTCTTGTTGATTTAATGAATCAAAAAACGTTCTTGAAATGGCCGAATGAAAGTAAATACGAATAAATATTTTGGGAGCAATTTATAAGACAGCTGAACGAAAATGAAACCGATAATGAGGTTTAGAACTGAAGTGTAATGACTTCATTCGAAAAGAGACAAACAAATGCATCAGCACACATTCAAATAGAGAAAAGCtcggaaagaaaacaaaactgaatatattttatttagatgTTGTTATGAGAAAAGATGAATTCATGTATCAACACCTAACAGTCAAGTTAGTCCTCGGTTAAACTGCTCAAATTCCGATGAACAGCATTGTAAATGCTTAGATATCTAGTGACAAATGTGACAGCAACGTTTGATTCTATGAAagcaattctaaatatatttcatgacaaAACGAAAGTTAATAAGACTATAATCTCTTATGGCATACAGTTTCGTATTAGTGAGTATCTACACACGATTCCAAAGTCACTATTTGAATAAACAgtagtgcatgtgcatgtatttttgaaatatttatccaTCACTGTGTtgtaaaatttgtataaaaataataaaacgacacacacatatgaaatatcattattttcaaaaatgttttataattccTTGTAAACATACAATACACGCTACTACAATAACAAATGCAGAAATATAATACTAATTAAATGTAGATTATCAAattatacttttttatatataattacagttccaggtaattttggtaaattttcgcTTGCggataacatatatatagttttattatattattctattatatattaatatttcacttcAACATACAGATACTATTAACCTGGTTTTAGAACACAATAAACGTATGCTTTAGAGAAAAGCGTTAAATATGTGTGAAAATTGTATCTTGAATTTGTAaaccaataaatgaataaatcaatatatatacatatatatatatatatacgagtgtgtgtctcttctatgaatatgtatatgtgtgtgcatgtgttcgtgtgcgtatatgtatacacgtttatacacgtatgtatacgagGGAGACTCAAAAATTataagcactcttgttttttCACTGTATTTACACAAAAACTGTGGGATGAACAAGTACGTCATTTGTCTATATAGTCTCCTTCCCTTCCGATGCACTTGCTCCACCGGTCGACAAGCTTGCGCATTCCCTCCAACAAAATGGGTTTCGGTTAGTCTTGCaacaatttatgcaccacttccttcacatcttcacCTGTAGAGCGACCCAAAGATATGATAGTTGAGCGGGGTGCGATCTGGGCTGTAGGCAGCGTATTCCAGCACTTCAAAACCcgattggttaatggtttcaacggtCCGGGCGGCAGTGTGTGGGCGTGCGTTGTCGTGCAACAATAAAACCGCCTTTGACAATAGGCCTCGGCGTTTGCTGGCTTCTGCTTGTTGGCCAACAAAGCCCTATATCTTTTACTGTTGATCGTACAGCCCTTTTCTATCAGGCATCTAGTATAGACTCTTTTGAGTCCCAAAAAATGGTTGGCATCGCCTTTCCCACGGACAACTAAGTCTTGAATATCTTCGTCGCTTGCGAGCCAGGATATTTGCAATCCATACTCTGTCTTTTAGATTTTGCCTGTTAATGATGAACCCCCAtttcatctcctgtgactattATGCTCAAACattcctctctctcattgttgTAGCGGTCAAGGACTAATCTGCAGAGAAGGAGCTACCTCATGGATGATAACTCGCTgattcaccattaccatcttctCGGCAATGGTAGAGATTGACGGGCGTGCTGATCCCTCTCCGTGCATTACGCTTGTCCGGTTACTTTTAAACTTCTctatccacccacacacacttctatacgaTAGTTCACTGTCCTGTTATTGTGCTAAAAGCCGATGAATTTTAGCACCTGACGCAACTAACGATCGGCGAAATCGGATCATTgtccattgtttgttttggtgcacattgctagcaaagctagaaagaaaaaatagcacGATCAAGCTCAGACTTTGTTCACGTGactacaatagtaccaactataagcacgcatgcgcagaaggcagtgtgacaataatgga
This window encodes:
- the LOC106869735 gene encoding toll-like receptor 13, which encodes MNSLTLSVLFLIIHVSCGEAEECHVLRKGSWSCEGSTFVPKFPPDTIAVTFTDLNIDNLDNETFQNLTELPLLEHLLIRSTFLKTSTNDVFTYLKYIQEFVLINVQLLLPELRNMLFGLPLTTKKLVLAEMQLENLNKDIFDGLRGTNVSNIFINECNMVHFDGSYFNGIDRLDQLVLSGDGITSVTSWGYLPNLTYLDFYYNEISNMPKFKNGSGFIFYPKLEKLFIGLSFYDQLNSNFFIGLEHLQTLGIYVGDNFFLKSNVFQELKCLRALSLLSHKHHILRFEQNIFKLKLLESVELNNIHVVINEGKPSAIFKSCPQLTNLILKNVSNIYPNDLLKPLTKLENLMITDGQFSKVPDAICNMNNLTELSICYTNVRKWNKPNCSVMRVLQKLELKHNKIRYVNQELFSHLLFSNEKLNIDLSNNPFVCDCKALWFRDWSRENAGRLKNYRNYRCFIPDTFHHISLENFSLNWDYCENRKKTSFIAIFGGIIAVLVVIFVFFAILSYEKQWSIGFCLYHSLVRKRKYKTLVNEVQYKHDALVCYCSADVNWVVNKLLPIIEEENHFSLCLHERDVVVGNDTVDNIVDSMQQSRKVVLVLSNDFSQSSWCQFEASIAQQKILKDHYDIIIPVLLNEIPSNLRTESLVDLMNQKTFLKWPNESKYE